A region of Clupea harengus unplaced genomic scaffold, Ch_v2.0.2, whole genome shotgun sequence DNA encodes the following proteins:
- the LOC105912935 gene encoding prothymosin alpha-A codes for MADTEVDTKSEISAKDLKEKKQVEEAENGKEAPANGKAVDEENGDPENEVDEEDDDVGEEDDEEDDGEGDDDEDDDEAEGGTGKRAAEDDDDDDEEDVGTKKQKTDA; via the exons ATGGCAGACACTGAAGTTGACACCAAGTCGGAGATCTCCGCAAAG GACCTGAAGGAGAAGAAGCAGGTTGAAGAGGCTGAGAATGGGAAGGAGGCCCCTGCCAATGGAAAAGCT gTGGATGAGGAGAATGGTGACCCTGAAAATGAAGTAGACGAGGAAGACGATGATGTGGGTGAGGAAGATGACGAGGAAGATGACGGAGAGG gtgatgatgatgaggatgatgatgaagcAGAGGGTGGAACAGGGAAGCGGGCagctgaagatgatgatgatgatgatgag gaGGATGTGGGAACTAAGAAACAGAAGACTGATGCTTAG